Sequence from the Dehalococcoidia bacterium genome:
CGTCGTCTACCCCGGCCAGGTGAAGGTGGTGGTCATTCGGGAGACGCGGGCGGTGGAATACGCCCGCTAGCGTTTACCTGCGTCGGGCCCACACTCCATCCTTCGGGGCAGGGAGGTGCCTCCCTGCCCCGTGCTTTTTTCCGACGGACGCCCCGTCCGCATGGCCACCCACTCCCCCTCCCGACGCACCTGGGGCGGAGGGAAACCCACACCTCCCAGGGCGTGTGCCACCTCCTCCTGCTGCTCCTGGAGGATGCCGCTGGCCAGGAGCCAGCCCCCAGGATACAGCGCCTCCCACAGGGCAGCAGCCAAACGGCACACCACCTTGGCAGAGATGTTGGCCACAATGCCGTGGAACTGCCCCCCCTCACGCCACGGCAGGCTCCCCCTCTGCACCCGCACGCAACCCGACAGACCATTGAGGCGCACATTGGCCCGCGCCGCACGCACCGCCATCGCATCAATATCCAAACCCACTACCCGCTCCGCCCCCAGCAGACCCGCCGCAATGGCGAGAATCCCCGAGCCCGTCCCCAAGTCCAGAATGCGCCGGCCAGCGACGGGCAACTCCTGCATCCACGCCAGGCAGAGACGGGTAGTGGGGTGGTGGCCTGTGCCAAAGGCCAAGCCGGGCTCCAAGCTCAGCACCAAGTCGCCCGGCTGGGGGGTATGGGTTTCCCACACAGGGCGCACCACGATCCGCCCCACCCGCACAATTTGGAACCCCTCCTTCCACACTTTCTCCCACTGGGCCTGCTCCACCAGACGCTCCGCCAAAGGGGGCAGGGGTGTAATAAGGGAGAGGAGGCGCCATGCAGTATCCAGACGGGCGCGCCGTCGGGGGAGGGTCCTATCGGCAGGGAGGTAGGCACGGAGGGTGAGGGGGGCGTGAGGCGGGGGGGACTCCCCCTCATCGGGGTTCCAGCCCCCCTCCTGCTCCACGCAGGTGCGGGCGCCCACTCGCCCGAAAGCCACAAGCAGAGGGTCTACCAGTTCAGGAGAAACAGTCAGGGAGAACTCTACCCACCGGCGGGGAATGGGCGCGCCTTTCCTCTCAGGGGGTATCCTTGATGCCCTTAGCCTTCAGGAAGTTCACCGCATCCTGGACGGTGATAATCTTCTCCGCCTCCTGGTCGGAGATCTCTATCTTCTGTCCGTCCTTGCTGAACTCCTCCTCCATAGCCATAATCAGTTCCACCAGGTCTAGGGAGTCGGCCTTCAAATCATCCCGGAAAGAGGCTTCGGGGCGCACCTGGGCCTCGTCCACGCCCAGGCGGTCTACCACGATTTGCTTCACACGGGTGTAGACATCGGGCATGGGCACTCACCTCCGTGCGTCGTATCTGTGGTCAAGCCTCGGGTATATGCGGAATGGCCGGTGCACGCCTCTGCTACGAGGATGAGGTGAGGCGCTGGGAGGCCTCTACCACGCATCCCAGTACCCCATTGACAAAGCGGGGGGAACTATCGCCCCCATAGACCTTAGCCAGCTCCACCGCCTCATTGATGACCACTTTGGGCGGGGTTTGCATGTCTGCGGTGAGTTCATAAATCGCCAGGCGCAAAAGGTTACGGTCCACAGTGGCCAATTGGGGCACGGGCCAGGCAGGAGCACACCGCTGAATGGTCTGGTCAATGCTGGGGAGGTGCTCCAGAGTGCCCAGCAAGAGCCTCTGGGCGAAGGCGACCCCCTCCGGGGCCAGACCTGCCTCCCGGGCGATCCAATCCAGGGCCTTGTGGGGGTCGTGGCGGGCCAAGTCCACCTCACACAGGGCCAGGAAGGCCACGGCGCGGGCCCGGCGGCGCAGGGAGAACCCCTCGCACCCCAAACCCTCTTCTTCTATCTCCTGGTCCGGCTCTTGGGAGATTACCACCACGGGGCCGTTACTCCTGCCAGACTCCGAGCATCGGCGATGGGGAGCAGGCGCACCTCACGGGACATCTGGCGGAGCATGCCACTCAGCACCCTCCCCGGCCCCAACTCCACAAAGGTCTTGATGCCACGGGAGAGGAGGAACTGCATGGAGTGCTTCCAGCGCACGGGGGCGCACAGTTGCTCCACCAGTTCCTGGCGCACCTCCTGGGCGGTGGTGATGGGGCGGGCCGAGGCGTTGGCCACAATGGGCACCTGGGGGTCGCGGATGGGAACCTGGGCCAAAGCTTGCGCCAACCCCTCCCGCGCGCTAGCCATCAAAGTGGTATGGAAAGCCCCAGCCACCTGCAAGGGCACCAAGCGGCGAGCACCCCGCAGGGCGCACAGGTCGGCCGCACGGGCCACCGCCAAATGATCGCCCGCGATGACGATCTGCTCCTCGGTGTTGACGGTGGAGATCTGGGCACCCGTCTCCCGGCAGACCTCCTCCACCGTCATTTCATCCAGCCCCAGCACCACCACCATTGTGCCGGGGCAGCGCTCGGAGGCCTCCTGCATCAGGCGCCCCCGCAGGCGCACCAGGCGCACGGCGTCCTCCACCGTCAGGGAGCGGGCAGCCACCAGGGCGGTGTATTCGCCGAGGCTGTGGCCGGCGGCGTAGGCGGGTGGGGGCAGGGCCCCCTTGCCCACCACCTCCTCCAGGGCCGCCAGGCAGGCCAGGCTGGCCACCAGGATGGCAGGCTGGGCATTGTCGGTGCGGGTGAGATCGGCCTGGGGGCCTTCAAACATCAGACGGGAAAGGGGAAATCCCAGGGCCTCATCGGCCTGCTGGAACAGCGCGCGCGCCGCAGGCGAGGCCTCGGCCAGGTCCCGCCCCATGCCCACAAACTGCGTCCCCTGCCCGGGGAAGAGGAAAGCAAACGGTGCTGGCGTTAGCCCTTGGCTCACGGCTTCTGTTGCCTCCGGGTATCAGGTATTGGGATGGGAGCGCCACCCTTGCCTACTGCTGGTGCTCCCCCTGCAACACCTTCCGTCCCTTGTAGGTGCCGCAGAAGGGGCAGACATGATGGGCCAGGCGTGGACGCCGGCACTGAGGACAAGGGACAACCGCCATCGCACGGAAGCGGTAATGGGCAGCCCGCTTGCGCTGCTTAGATTTGGAGAGTTGTTTTTTCGGAAGAGGGGGCATAGCACTCCTTAGGGTTTGTCTGCCGCATCGGGTGGCAGGAGACGCCGAAGGGCCTCCCACCGGGGGTCAGAGACGGGGGCTGGGCAGGTGCAGGGGCCACTGTTCAAATCCGCCCCACAGGTGGGGCACAGGCCTCGGCAGTCGGCGCGGCAGAGGGGCTTCATCGGGATGCTCACCAAAGCATATTGGCGCATCACCTCGGTCAGGTCCAGGAGGTGATGGGCATCGATAGTGAAGGACTCCTGTTCCGGAGGAGGGAGGGGCAAACGGGCGCCCGTATGCACATCCACCGTTGGGAAAAACTCTTCGTCAAAAGTGAACTGCAAACGCTGGGAAAACTCGGCCAAGCATCGGCTGCAGGTGGATGCCACCGCCGTATCCACACGGGCCTGCACCCAGATGCCCTTCTCCGTGCGGGTGAAGCGCACCCAACTGTGGAAAGGGGCCACCAAAAGGTCATCCAGGCGCACCTGCTCTTCGTCCAGGGTATAAACCCGCGCCGACCCCACCGGCTCCTTCAACAGGGTTGCCACATTGAACTGCATGCCCACCATCCCCCGGGGGGCCGCTCCCGCCCCCCGCCCACAGGCACCTATGGTAACCCACCTCGGGGAATTGTGTCAAGGGGCACAAATCCCCCCTCCCACGCCCCTGTGCACACCCTCCCCCCCATTGGCTATAATAGGAACGCCACAAGCCTCTACCCTGAGGAGGTGCTCTGTGCCCAGCACCGTCTCCATTGACGGCGTAGAGTTCACCCGCTATGTGCAAGCCACCTTCAAAATCAAGAGCAACCGCCTGACCATCTGGGTGGACCCCCACCGCGTCGGCGAGAAGGAGGTGGGGGCCGATAAGGCTGACCTGATCCTCATCACCCACCCCCATTTTGACCACCTGGATCCCGCCTCCATCAAGGCATGCGCCAAGAAGGAGACGGTCATCGTTACCAACCCCGTGGTGGCCGGCCACCTCCCCGAGGATGTCAAGAACACCTGGAAGGTGGTGGCCATCAAGGCTGGCCAGTCCACCGACCAGAAGGGGAGCCACATCAAGGCCTTCCCTGGCTATAACCAGTACCACCCCAAGGAGCAAGGCTTCAACACCATGTTCCTGTTCACCATTGGAGGGAAGATCGTCCTCCACTGCGGGGATACCAATAAGGTGGACGAGATGGGGCAGTTGGGCCCGGTGGATATCGCCCTGGTGCCCATCGGGGGCACCTATACCTGTGATGAAACGGAAGCGGCCGCCGCCGTCAACGACCTCATCAAGCCCAAGGTGGCCATCCCCATGCACTATGGGTATGCCACAGGGGGCGACCCGCACAAGTTCAAGAGCCTGGTGAAAGGGGCACGAGTGGAAATCCTGGACCCCGTGCTCCCTGTGCGCTTCCAGGGGTAGGTGTGGAGACGATACACCAGGACGATACAGCGCTCCTCCTGCGGGTAGTGTGCGGGCGCTACAGCAACAACGCCTACATCCTGGCCTGTCGTGCCACGGGGGAGGGTCTGCTTATTGACGCCCCAGAGGAACCTCACAAGGTGCTGGACGCCCTCGGGGGCATCCCAGTGCGCACCATCCTGCTTACCCACCGCCATCCCGACCACTGGGCAGGCCTGGCTACCCTCAAGAGCGCCCTTGGGGTGCCTGTAGCCATCGGCTCCGCCGATGCGGAGGGCCTCCCCTTCCCTCCTGACATCCTCATCGCCGATGGACAGGTTTTTCCCTTTGGCAGGCATGTCCTACAGGCCATCGCCACCCCGGGCCACACGCCGGGGTCCACCTGCTTCCTGTGGGGGAGGTTCCTGTTCAGTGGGGACACCCTGTTCCCGGGCGGGCCGGGGCGCACCCGCACCCCCCAGGATTTCCGCCAGATTGTGGAGAGCATCCGTCAGCGCCTGCTGACCCTGCCCGAAGACACCCGCGTCCTGCCCGGCCACGGGGCGGCCACCACCATCGGCCGGGCGCGGGCAGAGTATGCCGTCTTTGCCAGCCGTCCCCACCCGCCCGACCTGTGTGGGGATGTGGTGTGGGCTGGGTAGAACGGGGTGGAGGTGCACCCCGCCCCACCCTCCCAGGCTTGGGATGGCATCGCGCCGAGCGCTGGTGAGCCGTCCGCGGCGCGGCCCTGGGCCTCCCAGGGTCTCGGAAGCCTATCCCCCCACCAGCAGGAGGCGACGCGCCCGTCCCAGGGGACGCCACCGCCGGTCCAGACGCCACAGGCCCGCCTCCCGCGCCAGACGGTAAGCCTCCTGCATCTCCTCATCGGTAACGGGGCGGTTGATGGCCGCAAAGCGGGGATCTTCGGCGGCCTTCCAGGCGGGGTGATACTGCTCCATCACATTGACATAGGTATCGGGGGAGAGGGACGCCAGCCAACGGAGGATGTAAGCGGTGTCCTCCAACATCCCTGGCATCACCAGGTGGCGTACCAGCACCCCCCGCAGGGCCAGGCCGTCCTCGTCCACCCTGAGCACCCCCACTTGCCGGTGCATCTCGGCGATGCTGTGGCGGGCCACTTCGGGGTAATCGGGGGCGATTAGGTAGGTGCGGGCGTGCTCCCGCTCCCAAAACTTGAAGTCGGGCATGTACACGTCTATGAGGCCGTCCAACACCCGTAGGCTCTCGGGGCTATCGTAGGAACTGGTGTTGTAGACCAGGGGAAGGCGCACCCCCATCTCCACCGCATAGGGGAGGGCCTCCACCACCTGGGGCACCACATGCTCGGGCGTGACGAAGTTGATGTTGTGGCACCCCCTCTCCTGCAGGGAGAGCATCAGGCGGGCCAGGTCGCGGGGGGTGCACTCCTGCCCCACACGGAACTGGCTGATATCCCAGTTCTGGCAGAACACACAGCGCAGGTTACAGCCCGAGAAGAAGATGGTGCCCGAGCCGTTCCATCCCCGCAGCACATCCTCCTCGCCAAAGTGGGGAAAGGCGCTGGCCACCCAGGCATAGCGCCCGATGCGGCAGACGCCGGCCTTGTCGGCGAGACGGTCTACACCTTTGCAGTAGCGGGGGCAGACACGGCACGAGGGGCCGAGTAACGCCAGGGCCTCCTCTACCTTGCGCTTCAGGGAGCCGTCCTCGTAGGCGCGCACATAGGCAGGGACGAACTCCTTGCGGGGGATAAGGAATCGCCCCTCCCCATCCACCTCTGGGGGAACCGGCCAACGCACCACACCACCTCCTGCCATGACCCTAGAGGGGGTGAGAGGGTCTGTCAAGGGGGCTAGGCCCCCCAGCACACAGCCCCTTTCCCTCCCAGGGCGCGGGCCTTACAATGGAAGGCGACACGGGGAAAGCAGGCAGATGACCAGCCACACCCGCCTCACTGCCCAAGACCTCTGGCGTATGGGCGCAGGGGATGCGCGCCGCGAACTGGTCAACGGGGAGGTCGTGGAGATGCCCCCAGCAGGTGGCGTGCACGGGAGTATTGTGACCCGTCTAGCCAGTGCCATGGCACAAGTTGCTCGCGCCAACAAAAGCGGGGAGGTGCTCTCCGGGGATGTGGGGTTCATCCTGCGCCTGCCCTATGACCCCGAACGGGTGCGCGCCCCCGACATCGCCTTCCTCGCCGCCCACCGCCTCCCCCAGGGACGCCTCCCCGAAGGCTTCCTGGACGGCCCCCCCGACCTGGCTGTGGAGATCCTCTCCCCCTCCGACAACCCCATTGAGATCCAGCAGAAGGTGCGCGACTACCTGGAGGCCGGCACCCGCCTGGTATGGGTGGTCGCCCCCAGGGCCAAGACCATCACCGTCTACCGCCCCGATGGCTCCGCACGCCTGCTCCGCGAACACGACACCCTGGACGGGGAGGATGTGCTCCCCGGCCTGCGGGTGCCCCTGTCAGAGGTGTTCTAACAGAGACGGGAGGAGCACCCATGGCAGTTACGGTAGTGATGCCCCAAATGGGCTACGACATGCGCGAGGGCAAGGTGGTGAAATGGCTGAAGCGGGAAGGGGAGACGGTGCGCCGAGGAGAGCCCCTTGCCGAGATTGAGACGGACAAGGCGGTGGTGGAGATGCCCGCTAGCGGAGAGGGGGTGGTGCGCAAAATCCTGGTGGCCGAGGGGACGACGGTGCCCGTAGGGAAGGCCATCGCCATCATCGGCACCGCCGACGAACCCCTGCCCGAGATGGCGGAGGTCGTCGCCCCTACACCCACGCCTGCCCCCACTCCACCGACGCCTACCCCTCCCCCTACGCCTGCTCCTGCCGGGGAGGTGCGTGCTTCACCTTTGGCGCGCCGTCTGGCCGAGGAACTGGGGGTGGACCTGCGCACAGTAACGGGCACCGGCCCCGGGGGACGCATCACTGAGGCGGATGTGCGCCGCGCCGCCGAACGGGCAAAGGCCCCGCCACCCGCACCTCCTCCCCCTGCACCGCCCGCACCTCCCGCCGAGGAGGAGGTGCCCCTTACCAAGATGCGCCAGGCCATCGCCCGCCTCACCACCCGCGCCAAGCAGGAGACCCCCCACTTCTATGTCTCGGTGGAGATAGATATGACCGAGGCAGTGGCCCTCCGCCAGCAGATCAACAAGGCCCTGGAAGCCCAGGGCACCCGGGTGAGCATCAACGACATGCTGGTGCGGGCGTGTGCTTTGGCGCTGAAGGAGTTCCCCACCTTCAATGCCTCCTTCCAGGACGGGAAGTTGCGGATGCACAAAGACATCCACATCGGCATCGCCATCAGCCTGGAGGGCGACCAGGGGCTGATTGTCCCCGCTTTGCTGGACTGCGCCCGCAAATCCCTGGCCGATATTGCCCGTGCATCCAAAGACCTGGTGGAGCGCGCCAACCGAGGCCACCTGACCCCCGAGGAGTATGGGGGAGCCACCTTCAGTATCAGCAACCTGGGCATGTATGATGTGGACAGTTTCATCGCTATCATCCACCCGCCCCAGGCGGCGGTGCTGGCGGTGGGGTCGGTGCGCCCCCGCCCTGTGGTACGCGACGGGCAGGTGGTGGTGCGCCAAATGTTGACCGCCACCCTCTCGGTGGACCATCGGGTAGCCGACGGTGCCCAGGCAGCCAGGTTCTTAGGGCGCATCAAGGCCCTTCTGGAGAACCCCCTCTCCCTTGTGGTGTAAGCCGTGAAGCCTCACCAGCACCTGGCCATCTCGGCCGTTCTGGGCGGGGGCGTGTGGGCCGTAACGGGGGAGCCTATGGCCCTCCCCGCCACCATTGGGGTAGGCGTCCTCATAGACATAGACCACACCCCCGACTTCTACCGGCGTTGGGTGCTGGACAAGCCCCTGCGCCTGTGGCTGGCCTTCCACGCCTACGAGTGGCTCCCCCTGGCGGCGGCGGCCTGCTGGCTGTCGGGCTGGAACCCCCTGGCGATAGGCGCAAGCGTCGGCTTTTTGGGGCACCTGCTCTGTGACCAGGTGGCCAACCCCGTGCACCCCCTCACCTACTTCATCTCCTACCGGGCCAAGGTGGGCTTTCGCGGGGACCGCCTGGTGCGGGGCGATGAAAACGCCACCCTCCGCTGGTTCCTTGCTTTGCCTGTGGTAGGGAAGCACCTCTTGTCCCTGCTGCTGTGGATGCGGCGGGTGCACGGCATCACCCGCCATCCCCTGGCCGAACCCCTCCAGGCCCCGCCAGGACGGGCGTGAGCCCCCCGTGGAGTCCGGGGGAGCAGTGCTATACTCTTGCCAGGCGCAGGCCAGGCGCCTGTGGGTGCCCCGCCCAGGGGTACAGTTGACAAGGAGGGGTGGGTGTGCTACTATGTGAAAATGGGAGCAAATCCCTCTACCTTGGGGCGGGCCGTCGCCCCTGGAGGCGTGAAAAGATGTTTTCTCGCCTACCTCTGCGTTGCCCCCGCCTGGTGGGTGTGGGACTATTCCTGGTGATTCCCCTGCTGCTCACGGCATGCACTGCCCCCCAGAACACCTTCGCTGGGCAAGGCGACCAGGCCCGCACCATCCTGGGCCTGTACTGGCTTCTCATTGGGGCGGCGGCGTTCGTGGGGGTGGTGGTCATCGCCATGCTCCTGTACGCCTTCTTCCGCTTCCGCCACCGCCCTGGTGCCGGCGAACCCCAAGAGGTACACGGCAACACCCGCCTGGAGATTGCCTGGTTCCTTATCCCCACCATCATCGTGCTCATTGTGGCTATCCCCTCGTGGCGCACCATCTTCCGCTTCGGACAAGCCCCGCCCCCTAACGCCTTGCAGGTGCAGGTGGTGGCCCACCAATGGTGGTGGGAGTTCCGCTACCTGAATCACCGTGGCCCCGATGGCAACCCCATCGTGAGTGGGAATGAACTGTATCTGCCTGTCGGGCAGCCTGTTGCTTTGACCCTGGTCTCCTCCGATGTGATACACAGTTTCTGGGTGCCCCGCCTGGCCGGGAAGATGGATGCCAACCCCGGCGTTACCACCCGTCTCACCTTCACACCCCACGAGACGGGCACCTTCTACGGGCAGTGCGCCGAGTTCTGCGGTCTCTCCCACGCCCTCATGCGCTTTCGGGTGAAGGTGCTGCCGGCCGAGGAGTTCCAGCAGTGGGTCCAGCGGCGGCAGGCCCATACCCTTCCGCCCCTGGTCGGGGACGTCCAGCGGGGCTGGGAGGTGTTCCAGGCACGGGGATGCAACGCCTGCCATACCATCGATGGCACTAGCGCCCGCGGCATCATCGGCCCCAACCTGACGGGCATGGCCAGTCGGGACGGCATTGCCGCCATGGCCCTGCCCAATACCCCAGAGGCTATGGCGCGCTGGCTGCGCAACCCGCCAGCCGTCAAGGCCGGGGCCAAGATGCCCAACCTGAACCTGACCGATGAGGAAATTTCCGCCCTGGTGGCCTTTATGGCCGCCCTCAAGTAGGAGGCGCCTATGGCTGTCAGCACTGGTGCCGTCCGTCGTCCTGCCGAAGCCACCTTCTGGTCCACCGTGTGGGAGTGGCTCACCACAGTGGACCACAAGCGCATCGGGATACTCTACTTCTGGACAGTGATCGTCTGGTTCCTGTTGGCGGGGGCACAGGCTCTGCTGATGCGCCTGCAACTGGCCCGCCCCGATGCCCAGGTGCTCACCCCCGCTGTGTATAACCAGTTGTATACCATGCACGGCACAGCGATGGTGTTCCTGGTGGGCACCCCTGTCGCCTCGGTGTTCGCCAATATGGTTTTGCCGATGATGATCGGGGCGCGGGATGTGGCCTTCCCCCGTCTGAACGCCCTGAGTTACTGGATCTTCCTGTTCGGGGGCCTGCTGTTGAACGCGGGGTGGTTGGCAGGTGGGGCCTTTGATGTGGGGTGGACGGGCTATGCCAACATGTCCACCCGCCCCTTCACCGAGGGGATCGGGGCCAACTTCTGGGTGATGGGGCTGATTGTGCTGGGCTTCTCCTCCATGGCCAGCGCCTTGAACTTCCTCGTAACCATTATCAACATGCGCGCCCCGGGGATGACCCTGATGCGTATGCCCCTCTTCGTATGGGCGCTGGCCATTGTGTTCATTCTGGTGCTGTTCGCCTTCCCTGTGCTCACGGTGGCGCTGATCTTCCTGTGGTTTGACCGCTTCTATGGCACCCGCTTCTTCGATGTGTCGGCGGGCGGGAACATCTTCCTCTGGCAGCACCTGTTCTGGATCTTCGGGCACCCGGAGGTTTATATCCTTATTCTGCCCGCCTTCGGCATCCTCTCGGAGGTGATCCCCACCTTCTCCCGCAAGCCCATATTTGGCTATACCACGATGGTGCTGGCCATGGTGGCCATCGCCTTCCTGGGGTTCAGCGTGTGGGCGCACCACATGTTCACGGTGGGCATGGGGCCGGTGGGCAACTTCGCCTTCTCTTTGTCCACCATGCTCATCGCCATCCCCACAGGGGTGAAAGTGTTCAACTGGCTGGCCACCATGTGGGGCGGGCGCATCCGCTGGCAGACGCCCATGCTCTTTGCGGGGAATGCGGTGCTTCTGTTCGTGGTTGGGGGGTTGAGCGGGATGATGCACGCCTCCCCGCCCATTGACGCCCAACAACACGACTCCTACTTCGTGGTGGCCCACTTCCACTATGTGCTGTTTGGGGGGCTGGTGATGGCTGTGTTCGCGGGGATTTACTACTGGCTCCCCAAACTGACAGGGCGCCTCCTGGACGAGGGGCTGGGCAAGGTGCACTTCTGGCTCACCTTCGTCGGCTTCAACCTCACCTTCTTCCCCATGCACTTCCTGGGGGCCCTGGGGATGCCCCGCCGCATCTACACCTACCCGGCCGAGGCGGGTTGGGGCACCCTCAACCTGCTCATCACCATCGGGGCGTTCATCACAGCGGTGGGGACTTTGTTCTTCGCCTATAACCTGTTCCGCAGTCTGCAGAAGGGTCAGCCGGCTGGGAACGACCCCTGGGATGGGCGCACTTTGGAGTGGTCCATCCCCTCACCTCCGCCCGAATACAACTTTGAGAAGATCCCCGTGGTGCACAGCCGCGACGCCTGGTGGGAGGAGAAGCGCCAGCGGCGCATCGCCCCTGTGGGCGGGGGCTCCAACGGACACGGCCCCACGCCCACCCACGCCCAGGGACACGCCCACGGGACAAGCGGGGGGGAGGAGATTCACCTGCCTAAGCCATCTATCATTCCCCTCATCCTGGCTTTGGGCCTGGCGGTGGCGGGCCTGGGCACCATCTACTCGCGGGCGCTGATCGCCCTGGGGCTGGCCATCACCGTGGGGGCCATTGTGGCCTGGGTTCTGGAGCCTCCCATCCGCGGCGTTATCCGCAGCAAGGAGTAGACGGGTATGCAGAGGGCCGTGTCTCCCGCTCCCCATGAGGCGGTGCATCCCCCCACCAATACAGGGGAGGACAACCGCAAAGTCCTGATGTGGCTGTTCCTGGCCTCGGATGTGCTGTTCTTTGGCTCCCTGATAGCCACCTTCGTCGCCTATGTGCAACGGGTGCCCCACACACCCCTCCACGAGGTGTTCAACATCCCCCTCACCTCGTGGAGTGCCTTCGTGCTCCTGATGAGCAGTGTAACTATGGCGCTGGCGGTGTGGGCATCCCATGCGGGCAAGATGCGCCTGATGCGCATCTACCTGCTGGCCACGGTGCTGTTGGGGGTGCACTTCCTGGCCAACCAGGGGTTTGAGTTCTACCACTTCGTACACGATGGGTTCACGCCCCGGGTGAACCCCGTGGGGTCGGCCTTCTTCACCCTCACGGGCTTCCACGGGGCGCACGTCACGGTGGGAGTGTTGTGGCTGCTCGCCCTATTCCTGGCGTCCTTCCGCGGCGGCATCACCCAGAAGAACGCCATTTGGGTAGAGGTAGCGGGCCTCTACTGGCACTTTGTGGATGTGGTGTGGATCGTCATCTTCGCCGTGGTCTACCTGATCGGCGCAGCCCTCTACTAGGGCGGGAGGTGCATTGTGGCTCACCCATCCCACACCCCCGAACAGCGCCACGTGGTGCACAAGGCCGGCCCCAAGACCTGCGCCCTTGTGGCCCTGGTGCTGACCGTTATCACCCTTATTGAGGTGGGCATGTTCCCCGGCTACCCCCTTTACTTTGAGGCGATGCGCCCGGTGCTGGTGCCCCTGTTTCTGTTGTTAGGGGCGGGCAAGTTCGCCCTGGTGGCCGCCTTCTACATGCACCTCAAGTATGACACCCCCATTCTGGCGGGCATCTT
This genomic interval carries:
- a CDS encoding 50S ribosomal protein L11 methyltransferase — translated: MAFGRVGARTCVEQEGGWNPDEGESPPPHAPLTLRAYLPADRTLPRRRARLDTAWRLLSLITPLPPLAERLVEQAQWEKVWKEGFQIVRVGRIVVRPVWETHTPQPGDLVLSLEPGLAFGTGHHPTTRLCLAWMQELPVAGRRILDLGTGSGILAIAAGLLGAERVVGLDIDAMAVRAARANVRLNGLSGCVRVQRGSLPWREGGQFHGIVANISAKVVCRLAAALWEALYPGGWLLASGILQEQQEEVAHALGGVGFPPPQVRREGEWVAMRTGRPSEKSTGQGGTSLPRRMECGPDAGKR
- a CDS encoding acyl carrier protein; amino-acid sequence: MPDVYTRVKQIVVDRLGVDEAQVRPEASFRDDLKADSLDLVELIMAMEEEFSKDGQKIEISDQEAEKIITVQDAVNFLKAKGIKDTP
- the nusB gene encoding transcription antitermination factor NusB gives rise to the protein MVVISQEPDQEIEEEGLGCEGFSLRRRARAVAFLALCEVDLARHDPHKALDWIAREAGLAPEGVAFAQRLLLGTLEHLPSIDQTIQRCAPAWPVPQLATVDRNLLRLAIYELTADMQTPPKVVINEAVELAKVYGGDSSPRFVNGVLGCVVEASQRLTSSS
- the fabD gene encoding ACP S-malonyltransferase, producing MSQGLTPAPFAFLFPGQGTQFVGMGRDLAEASPAARALFQQADEALGFPLSRLMFEGPQADLTRTDNAQPAILVASLACLAALEEVVGKGALPPPAYAAGHSLGEYTALVAARSLTVEDAVRLVRLRGRLMQEASERCPGTMVVVLGLDEMTVEEVCRETGAQISTVNTEEQIVIAGDHLAVARAADLCALRGARRLVPLQVAGAFHTTLMASAREGLAQALAQVPIRDPQVPIVANASARPITTAQEVRQELVEQLCAPVRWKHSMQFLLSRGIKTFVELGPGRVLSGMLRQMSREVRLLPIADARSLAGVTAPWW
- the rpmF gene encoding 50S ribosomal protein L32, translating into MPPLPKKQLSKSKQRKRAAHYRFRAMAVVPCPQCRRPRLAHHVCPFCGTYKGRKVLQGEHQQ
- a CDS encoding DUF177 domain-containing protein, translating into MQFNVATLLKEPVGSARVYTLDEEQVRLDDLLVAPFHSWVRFTRTEKGIWVQARVDTAVASTCSRCLAEFSQRLQFTFDEEFFPTVDVHTGARLPLPPPEQESFTIDAHHLLDLTEVMRQYALVSIPMKPLCRADCRGLCPTCGADLNSGPCTCPAPVSDPRWEALRRLLPPDAADKP
- a CDS encoding MBL fold metallo-hydrolase, which gives rise to MPSTVSIDGVEFTRYVQATFKIKSNRLTIWVDPHRVGEKEVGADKADLILITHPHFDHLDPASIKACAKKETVIVTNPVVAGHLPEDVKNTWKVVAIKAGQSTDQKGSHIKAFPGYNQYHPKEQGFNTMFLFTIGGKIVLHCGDTNKVDEMGQLGPVDIALVPIGGTYTCDETEAAAAVNDLIKPKVAIPMHYGYATGGDPHKFKSLVKGARVEILDPVLPVRFQG
- a CDS encoding MBL fold metallo-hydrolase gives rise to the protein METIHQDDTALLLRVVCGRYSNNAYILACRATGEGLLIDAPEEPHKVLDALGGIPVRTILLTHRHPDHWAGLATLKSALGVPVAIGSADAEGLPFPPDILIADGQVFPFGRHVLQAIATPGHTPGSTCFLWGRFLFSGDTLFPGGPGRTRTPQDFRQIVESIRQRLLTLPEDTRVLPGHGAATTIGRARAEYAVFASRPHPPDLCGDVVWAG
- a CDS encoding radical SAM protein, which gives rise to MVRWPVPPEVDGEGRFLIPRKEFVPAYVRAYEDGSLKRKVEEALALLGPSCRVCPRYCKGVDRLADKAGVCRIGRYAWVASAFPHFGEEDVLRGWNGSGTIFFSGCNLRCVFCQNWDISQFRVGQECTPRDLARLMLSLQERGCHNINFVTPEHVVPQVVEALPYAVEMGVRLPLVYNTSSYDSPESLRVLDGLIDVYMPDFKFWEREHARTYLIAPDYPEVARHSIAEMHRQVGVLRVDEDGLALRGVLVRHLVMPGMLEDTAYILRWLASLSPDTYVNVMEQYHPAWKAAEDPRFAAINRPVTDEEMQEAYRLAREAGLWRLDRRWRPLGRARRLLLVGG
- a CDS encoding Uma2 family endonuclease, encoding MTSHTRLTAQDLWRMGAGDARRELVNGEVVEMPPAGGVHGSIVTRLASAMAQVARANKSGEVLSGDVGFILRLPYDPERVRAPDIAFLAAHRLPQGRLPEGFLDGPPDLAVEILSPSDNPIEIQQKVRDYLEAGTRLVWVVAPRAKTITVYRPDGSARLLREHDTLDGEDVLPGLRVPLSEVF
- a CDS encoding 2-oxo acid dehydrogenase subunit E2, with translation MAVTVVMPQMGYDMREGKVVKWLKREGETVRRGEPLAEIETDKAVVEMPASGEGVVRKILVAEGTTVPVGKAIAIIGTADEPLPEMAEVVAPTPTPAPTPPTPTPPPTPAPAGEVRASPLARRLAEELGVDLRTVTGTGPGGRITEADVRRAAERAKAPPPAPPPPAPPAPPAEEEVPLTKMRQAIARLTTRAKQETPHFYVSVEIDMTEAVALRQQINKALEAQGTRVSINDMLVRACALALKEFPTFNASFQDGKLRMHKDIHIGIAISLEGDQGLIVPALLDCARKSLADIARASKDLVERANRGHLTPEEYGGATFSISNLGMYDVDSFIAIIHPPQAAVLAVGSVRPRPVVRDGQVVVRQMLTATLSVDHRVADGAQAARFLGRIKALLENPLSLVV